One region of Proteiniborus sp. DW1 genomic DNA includes:
- a CDS encoding glycoside hydrolase family 18 protein, with protein MQIHVVQAGQTIFGIAQAYNTTPQEIIISNEISNPDQLVVGQALVIPIVGSFYWVQPGDSLFSIARRFGISYQTLARVNNISVDQPLQIGLRLYIPPRIRRRAETNAYVEPIGGTVSPNLEQSAREAAPFLTFLAPFSYQIQRDGTLQAPPLNNFPQIAQANGATLMMVVTNLEGGRFSDELGRIILTNEDVQNNLLNNIVNTANEVGFRDIHFDMEFLPPENREDYNRFLRKAKERLSREGFLISTALAPKTSAQQVGAWYEAHDYRAHGEIVDFVVLMTYEWGYSGGPPMAVSPIGPVRSVVEYALSEMPASKIMLGQNLYGYDWTLPFVPGGQFARAISPQQAIDIARVNNVPIKYDYTAQAPFFNYTDANGREHEVWFEDARSIQAKFDLITELGLRGISYWKLGLSFPQNWLLLRDNFVIVKR; from the coding sequence ATGCAAATACATGTAGTACAAGCAGGACAAACCATATTTGGTATAGCTCAAGCATATAACACAACACCTCAAGAGATTATCATATCTAATGAAATAAGCAATCCAGATCAACTAGTAGTAGGGCAGGCTTTGGTGATTCCTATTGTTGGTAGCTTTTACTGGGTTCAACCTGGAGATAGTCTTTTCAGCATTGCAAGAAGATTTGGGATATCATATCAAACCCTTGCAAGGGTAAATAATATTTCAGTAGATCAACCTCTTCAAATTGGATTAAGGCTATATATTCCGCCACGGATAAGAAGAAGAGCAGAGACTAATGCCTATGTAGAACCAATTGGTGGAACAGTGAGCCCTAATCTAGAACAGTCTGCTAGAGAAGCAGCTCCTTTTTTAACTTTTTTAGCTCCTTTTAGCTACCAAATTCAAAGAGATGGAACCTTGCAAGCTCCGCCATTAAATAATTTTCCTCAAATTGCACAAGCAAATGGAGCTACCTTGATGATGGTAGTAACAAATCTAGAAGGAGGACGCTTTAGTGATGAACTAGGAAGGATAATTTTAACCAATGAAGATGTACAAAATAATCTACTAAATAATATAGTTAATACTGCAAATGAAGTAGGGTTTAGAGACATTCATTTTGATATGGAGTTTTTGCCTCCTGAAAATAGAGAAGATTATAACAGGTTTTTAAGAAAAGCAAAAGAAAGACTTTCACGTGAAGGATTTTTAATATCAACAGCACTGGCACCGAAAACTAGTGCACAGCAAGTAGGCGCTTGGTATGAGGCACATGATTATAGAGCTCATGGTGAGATTGTAGATTTTGTAGTACTAATGACATATGAGTGGGGATACAGTGGCGGTCCTCCAATGGCAGTATCACCTATTGGACCTGTTAGAAGTGTTGTAGAATATGCTTTATCTGAAATGCCAGCTAGTAAAATAATGCTTGGACAAAATCTTTATGGATATGACTGGACATTACCTTTTGTTCCGGGAGGACAATTTGCTAGGGCTATAAGTCCACAACAGGCTATTGATATAGCGAGAGTAAATAACGTGCCTATTAAATATGATTATACTGCACAAGCACCATTTTTTAATTATACTGATGCTAACGGAAGAGAGCATGAGGTATGGTTTGAAGATGCTAGGTCCATTCAAGCTAAATTTGATTTGATAACAGAATTGGGGCTTAGAGGAATTAGTTATTGGAAATTAGGACTTAGCTTCCCACAAAACTGGTTATTGTTAAGAGATAATTTCGTTATAGTGAAACGTTAA
- a CDS encoding inorganic phosphate transporter, which yields MTVTLVDYLNQLISNPTLIITTLLTLGVILVNGWTDAPNAIATCVSTRSMTPRGAIILAAVFNFLGVLFMTMFNATVAQTIYKMVDFGGDPYDALVALCAALFAIVLWATAAWWFGIPTSESHALIAGISGAAIALQGGISGINPDEWIKVLYGIVLSTLMGFVLGALVVKAIELIFKSFDRRKTFSFFKNAQIMASAGMAFMHGAQDGQKFMGVFMLSAFLAQGQASVIEFVIPIWLIILCSAVMALGTSIGGYRIIKAVGMDMVKLSTYQGFSADLAAVISLFTASIFGLPVSTTHTKTTAIMGVGAAKRVSSVNWGIVGEMVLAWILTFPGCGLIGFFMAMLFMRIF from the coding sequence ATGACTGTTACACTTGTAGATTATCTAAATCAACTTATTTCTAATCCAACCCTTATAATTACAACCTTATTAACCTTAGGAGTTATATTAGTTAATGGTTGGACAGATGCTCCAAATGCTATTGCTACCTGTGTATCTACACGTTCCATGACTCCACGTGGAGCTATTATATTGGCAGCTGTCTTTAACTTTCTTGGTGTTTTATTTATGACAATGTTTAATGCGACAGTAGCACAGACTATTTATAAGATGGTTGACTTTGGAGGAGACCCTTATGATGCACTAGTAGCACTTTGTGCTGCACTTTTTGCCATTGTGCTATGGGCTACAGCAGCTTGGTGGTTTGGAATTCCAACTAGTGAGAGTCATGCATTGATTGCTGGCATATCTGGTGCAGCTATTGCACTTCAAGGAGGAATAAGCGGAATTAATCCTGATGAATGGATTAAGGTCCTTTATGGAATAGTGCTTTCAACTTTGATGGGTTTCGTACTAGGTGCTTTAGTTGTAAAAGCAATTGAGTTAATTTTTAAGAGCTTTGATAGAAGAAAAACTTTTTCATTCTTCAAAAATGCTCAGATTATGGCTAGTGCAGGCATGGCATTTATGCATGGAGCACAGGATGGACAGAAATTCATGGGAGTATTTATGCTAAGTGCATTTTTAGCTCAAGGGCAAGCATCGGTGATAGAGTTTGTTATTCCAATCTGGTTGATTATTCTTTGCTCTGCAGTAATGGCTTTAGGTACTTCCATAGGTGGTTATCGTATTATTAAGGCAGTGGGTATGGATATGGTTAAGCTTAGCACATACCAAGGCTTTTCTGCTGATTTAGCAGCAGTTATTTCTTTGTTCACAGCATCAATTTTCGGGCTACCTGTTAGCACAACTCATACAAAGACAACAGCTATTATGGGAGTAGGTGCTGCAAAGCGTGTATCATCTGTAAACTGGGGTATAGTAGGTGAAATGGTGTTAGCATGGATATTAACCTTCCCAGGATGCGGACTAATAGGCTTTTTCATGGCTATGCTATTTATGAGAATATTTTAA